The DNA segment GTAGAGAAGTTTGAAATACTTCCTTATCATCAGATGGGCATATACAAGTGGCAGGAGCTAGGCTGGAGTTATCCATTGGAAGGCGTGCCTTCGCCGACGGAAGCGGAGGTTCAGCGGGCACACGATCTGATTGAAGAAGGAAGAAAGCAGACGGTAGCCAAAGTTTTATAATTTTATAAATTTACAGTCAGGGCTGTTCCAATTAGTTATTACTAGTTGGGGCAGCTCTTTTACTTGCTCTTGCATCATCTAATCCTCCCCCTTTTCAAGAGATTTGTTCCCTTACTAAAGAGGAAGGCAGAGTCTATAATATAGATAGCTTCGTAGATAACTTCATAGAGAGCTTGATCAAAATAGGGGGCTTTTCCAAATGAGAAATCGTTTTATGTTAGGGCTGCTCCTGCTTTTTTTCGTATTTGCCTTAACTGTAGCCGGCTGCAAGAGAAGTATTAGCAACAGCAACATCGTAGCAGGGGAGAAAGCTGCATTAATGAATAGGCAAACACAGCTTCAGGATGAGCCTTTTGAAGTTACGCTAAGACACACGCAGGTCGGGGAATCCAAAAAATTTCGGTTAGCCATTCTAAAGGATGTTGTTCAGCAGACTGAAGCGGATATTCCTGGTTTAAAAATACGGCTGGACGGCGTCGATTCCGAGGTCAATCGCAAGGAGAAGCTGCGAGGTGAGATGGCCGCCGGCAAGCCGCCGGATATCTTTGATGTGTTTGGCAGCCCGGATTCTGATATATATGCCCGGGAAGGACTTCTGCTTGATCTGACACCGATCTTGGAGGAGCTTGGACTAAAGAACAAGATCAAAGGACTGGAGCCGTATACACATGACGGAAAGATTTATGGTTTGCCTGCGGGAGCGTCCATCGAAGGCTTCTTTTATAATAAAGCGTATTTTGAGGAAAAGGGGCTTCATGTTCCAAGGACGCTTGCGGAGCTGGAACAGCTGGCAGAGGTCATTAAAGCAGACGGTAAAATTCCCTTTGCCCAGTCCTCTAAGGAAGCCTGGGTTCCGTTAATGACGACAAATAATTTATGGTCATATTTTGCTGGTTCTGAAGTGACATCAGGCTTCCGCTCCGGACAGGCAAAGTGGACTAATCCTGATGTCGTAAAGGCCTTTGAGAAACATCAGGAATGGGTTGAGAAAGGGTACTACAAACCGGGCGAGTTAGCCGTGGAATATATCGATATGAGGAACCAGATCATTAGCGGGGAAGCGATCATGATGATGGATGGTTCCTGGGCGAATTCCGTGTTTCGAGATCCGGTTCAAGCAGGCGAATTAATCGGAAAAATCGGTTATTTTAACATGCCGCCCGAGGCTGAAGGTGATCCTTATATCGTTATGAATGATTTTAACAATGGGTACGGGTTTTCTAGCGCTATAGCTGATGATCCGCGTAAATTGCAAGCGGTTAAACAGTTTATCCAGAACTTCTGGACAGAAGAGATGCAGCTTCGAGGGTTGAAGGAGGACGGGGTGCTTCCCGCCTTAATCATTGACAGTGAGCAATTGTTGGATACTGTGGAGGATCCCTTGATAAAAGATATTTTTAACGGCGTGGAGCAAATCGATATATCCTATCCTGCCTATGACGCGCTGGTGCAGACGCCAGTGAACGAGGCTTTGGGTCTTGGTATTCAGCAAATGATCAGCGGAGCGGTGGAGCCGAAGACGATGCTCGAAGCTCTGGAGCGTACGCAGGACGCAGCAAATGCAGAACTTCCATAGCATTAAATGCCGCAAGGAGATAACTTATGAATCTAAGGATCAAAATGTTGACAGCTTTTCTTGGACTTGTCATTGTGCCGCTATTCATTCTTGGCATCGTTACTTTTCTCGTTACTTTTCAATCGATAGAAAAGAAGCATAGCCAGCAAGCGGAGTATTCCCTCAAGGCGATTAGCTACAGCATTAAAAAGGTCTTTCAAGAGATGGACAATGTGACGGATAACGGAATTTCCAATGAAATTTTTAAAATGGCGCTAACGGCTGAAGATCCTGACTCCCAAAACCTGGTTAGTCAAATCCGGTTGAATGAGAACCAGAAGAACTTTCGGTCGCTGTTGTACAACCATCCTGCGATTGATTACGCCTTTTTATACAGCGAGCGGGGGAATGGTGAGGCCTCTAACGTAGTAACATTATTTAATAAAGAAAGCTTTCAAACTCTTCCTTACGAAAAGTTCAAACTGCATCCTTTGTATGAGGAGGTAAAGGCGCTCAAGGGGCAATCCAAGTGGATCGCTCCATACGAATATCCCGAGTTGACAGGATCTGAAAACGTATTCACACAAATCAGGCTGATCAAGGATAAGCATACGATGAAGGCGCTTGGCATTCTTGCGGTGCAGATAAAGAACTGGGAGTTTGAACGTATTTTTCAAAACTTAAAGCTGGGCAGCGAAATGAAGGATACCCGCTTCATGCTGGTCAATGACGACGGGCTGGTGCTATATGATCATCAGTCTGAATTTGACGGACTAAACATCCAGGCTCACATCGATCATGCATTTCATCCAAGCGATACATATCAGAGCTTTAAAGGGAAATTCAACGGGCAAGAGAGCATTATCTCCATATATAATTTGCAGGCTTATCCTTGGAGCCTAGTGTCTATAACGTCATGGAGCTATTTGTCGCAGGAAATTACGACCTTTGCGAAATGGTTTATCGCCATTCTCTTTATTTGCTTGGTAACGGCGATCCTATTCAACGTGCTGTTTATGAACAGAATCACCGGAAATATCGGTAAAATCGTCCGGTTTATGCGTAAGGTTGAAGCGGGAGATCTGCAGGCCAGGGTGGAAGAAAAGGGCGATGATGAACTATTTTTGCTACAAAAGGGCTTTAACAATCAAATGAATAAAATCAATGAGCTATTCGAGCAGGTTAAGATGGAGCAGAAGCAGAAGGCTAATGCAGAGTTACGGGTGCTGCAGGCGCAAATCAAGCCGCACTTTCTCTTTAATACGCTAGAGTCGATTAACGTTCTGGCGATTCAGAATGAAGGACGGAAGGTGAGCGAGATGGTGCTGCGTCTTGCCAGCATTTTGCGAATTAGCATTCAGGAGAAGGAAGAGATCAAGCTTCGTCTTGAAATCGAGCATTTGTACAGTTACTTGGAGATTCAAAAGAGTAGGTTTGACGATCTGTTTGATTATTCGATCGATATTCCGACAGAAATGCTGCAATATCGGCTGCTTAAGTTAACGCTTCAGCCCTTGGTGGAGAACAGTATCCAGCACGGTTTCGACGGGATTGAATATCCCGGCCAAATTGCTATTACCGGCTTTCTAGAAGAGGACAGGATGGTGCTGCGCATTGAGGATAATGGAATTGGCATCACGGGTGAGCAGTTATCATCCATACAATACACAGAGTTGGAACAGGTGAAATATGAAGCGCTTAAGCCTTATCCTAGTCCGGAGAGACAGGGCCTGGGACTGCGAAGCGTCCACGATCGGCTGCGATTGCAGTACGGGCGAAGATACGGTTTATTTATTTGTTCTGCACCTGGTCAAGGTACGATTATCCAATGCATTATTCCGAAGCAAAGTTAAATCTAGTAAAAAATAATTGAGAAGGCGGGTGTACAGGTTTGGAGACAGCGAAACTAACGCTAGAGCAAAAAATCGGGCAGATGTTTATTTGCGGCTTTCCTGGGATTGTAGCGAATGAAGGGATCAAGGCATTAATCGCCGAACATCATTTAGGCGGGATCATTTATTTTCGACGAAACATTGATAGCGTGGGACAACTGGCCAAGCTTTCCCAGGACTTGCAGCTGTTACCTCGCAGCACGCCAGAAATCCCTCTCTTTATCTCGATGGATCAGGAAGGCGGCATGGTGGCGAGATTGGATCATGATGGCATCAGTCGGATTCAGGGCAATATGGCGCTCGGAGCCGCAAATGATCTGTCGCTAACCGAGGAGGCAGCCGTATTGGCGGCTAAGGAATTATTTTCTCTTGGTATTAATCTCAATTTTGCGCCTTGTGTTGATGTCAATAATAATCCGGCCAATCCGGTAATTGGCGTCCGCTCTTTCGGCGAAGATCCGCGTCGAGTTGCTGAGCACGGAGCCGCCGCAATCCGTGGATATCAGAGCCAGGGAGTCAGCGCTACAGCTAAGCATTTCCCCGGGCATGGCGATACGGCCGTTGACTCGCATCATGGCCTGGCCAGTGTGCCGCATAGCCGGGAGCGGCTGTACAGCGTGGAGCTTTCGCCTTTTTGTAAAGCGATTGAGGCTGGCGTTGATATGATCATGACAGCACATGTTATATTTCCAGCTTTCGAGCCCGAGGCGATTCCAGCGACGCTGTCCCGGCGCGTCCTGACAGACTTACTGCGTAATGAGCTTGGCTTTGAAGGCGTCATTATCACAGATTGCTTGGAAATGCACGCGATTTCCAAAAGCTGTGGGATTGCTGAGGGAGCCGTTCGCGCCATTGAGGCCGGAACTGATATCGTTCTAGTTAGCCATACCTTGGAGGAACAGGTGCGGGCGATCAAAGCGGTACGCGCTGCCGTTCAATGCGGACGACTGACAGAGGCACAAATCGATACATCGGTGGCGCGCATACTGGCATTGAAACAGAAGCGTATCAGTAAATCGCAGGGGATCAATCCTGCTCAATCCACTCGTATTCCGCTCACTCCAAAGAAGGAGAGCGAGCCGCTACTACAACGCATAGCTGAAAAAAGTGTGACGCTTGTAAGCGATCGCAGCGGCAATTTACCTTTGGCGAAGGGAGAGCCTGTGCTCGTCGTTTG comes from the Paenibacillus lentus genome and includes:
- a CDS encoding extracellular solute-binding protein, which produces MRNRFMLGLLLLFFVFALTVAGCKRSISNSNIVAGEKAALMNRQTQLQDEPFEVTLRHTQVGESKKFRLAILKDVVQQTEADIPGLKIRLDGVDSEVNRKEKLRGEMAAGKPPDIFDVFGSPDSDIYAREGLLLDLTPILEELGLKNKIKGLEPYTHDGKIYGLPAGASIEGFFYNKAYFEEKGLHVPRTLAELEQLAEVIKADGKIPFAQSSKEAWVPLMTTNNLWSYFAGSEVTSGFRSGQAKWTNPDVVKAFEKHQEWVEKGYYKPGELAVEYIDMRNQIISGEAIMMMDGSWANSVFRDPVQAGELIGKIGYFNMPPEAEGDPYIVMNDFNNGYGFSSAIADDPRKLQAVKQFIQNFWTEEMQLRGLKEDGVLPALIIDSEQLLDTVEDPLIKDIFNGVEQIDISYPAYDALVQTPVNEALGLGIQQMISGAVEPKTMLEALERTQDAANAELP
- a CDS encoding cache domain-containing sensor histidine kinase; the encoded protein is MNLRIKMLTAFLGLVIVPLFILGIVTFLVTFQSIEKKHSQQAEYSLKAISYSIKKVFQEMDNVTDNGISNEIFKMALTAEDPDSQNLVSQIRLNENQKNFRSLLYNHPAIDYAFLYSERGNGEASNVVTLFNKESFQTLPYEKFKLHPLYEEVKALKGQSKWIAPYEYPELTGSENVFTQIRLIKDKHTMKALGILAVQIKNWEFERIFQNLKLGSEMKDTRFMLVNDDGLVLYDHQSEFDGLNIQAHIDHAFHPSDTYQSFKGKFNGQESIISIYNLQAYPWSLVSITSWSYLSQEITTFAKWFIAILFICLVTAILFNVLFMNRITGNIGKIVRFMRKVEAGDLQARVEEKGDDELFLLQKGFNNQMNKINELFEQVKMEQKQKANAELRVLQAQIKPHFLFNTLESINVLAIQNEGRKVSEMVLRLASILRISIQEKEEIKLRLEIEHLYSYLEIQKSRFDDLFDYSIDIPTEMLQYRLLKLTLQPLVENSIQHGFDGIEYPGQIAITGFLEEDRMVLRIEDNGIGITGEQLSSIQYTELEQVKYEALKPYPSPERQGLGLRSVHDRLRLQYGRRYGLFICSAPGQGTIIQCIIPKQS
- the nagZ gene encoding beta-N-acetylhexosaminidase translates to METAKLTLEQKIGQMFICGFPGIVANEGIKALIAEHHLGGIIYFRRNIDSVGQLAKLSQDLQLLPRSTPEIPLFISMDQEGGMVARLDHDGISRIQGNMALGAANDLSLTEEAAVLAAKELFSLGINLNFAPCVDVNNNPANPVIGVRSFGEDPRRVAEHGAAAIRGYQSQGVSATAKHFPGHGDTAVDSHHGLASVPHSRERLYSVELSPFCKAIEAGVDMIMTAHVIFPAFEPEAIPATLSRRVLTDLLRNELGFEGVIITDCLEMHAISKSCGIAEGAVRAIEAGTDIVLVSHTLEEQVRAIKAVRAAVQCGRLTEAQIDTSVARILALKQKRISKSQGINPAQSTRIPLTPKKESEPLLQRIAEKSVTLVSDRSGNLPLAKGEPVLVVWPELRHRTEVDEPAVHRYTLVDALAPYREVALAIVGTAPDNFEIQDVIESSRKFKQVIVMTYTAEGEISKGQISLIKGLNEIHGSSIIVVSTRNPYDINSFPEIGTYLCLYENRQYSLDALAKVLVGRLRPQGKLPVGLSSHFPIGHGL